A stretch of the Corylus avellana chromosome ca6, CavTom2PMs-1.0 genome encodes the following:
- the LOC132184175 gene encoding metal transporter Nramp7.2-like yields MGSQLQASDDQVNIPSSWGGGSNRIAAIEEEGNTPPPITANNAHDDKELFDHDHDDPNHQKPGWRKFLSHVGPGFLVSLAYLDPGNLETDLQAGASHRYELLWVILIGLIFALIIQSLAANLGVSTGKHLSELCKAEYPKYVKYSLWLLAEMAVIAADIPEVIGTAFALNILFHIPVWVGVLFTGLSTLLLLGLQRFGVRKLELLIAVLVFIMAGCFFGEMSYVKPPANAVLKGMFIPKLKGQGATGDAIALLGALVMPHNLFLHSALVLSRKIPSSVHGINDACRYFLIESGFALLVAFLINVAVVSVSGTVCSADNISAETADRCSDLTLNSASFLLQNVLGKSSSTIYAIALLASGQSSTITGTYAGQFIMQGFLDLKMKKWTRNLVSRCIAITPSLVVSIIGGSSGAGRLIIIASMILSFELPFALIPLLKFSSSATKMGPHMNSIYIILVSWALGMGIIGINIYYLSTGFVGWLIHSSLPTVGKVFIGMLVFPLMAAYILAVIYLTFRKDTVVTFVEPTKNVPAAQNVMESGRLSSSKRQLDMGHVPYREDLADIPFPE; encoded by the exons ATGGGAAGCCAGCTGCAAGCGAGTGATGATCAAGTTAATATTCCATCATCATGGGGTGGAGGGAGCAACCGCATAGCTGCCATTGAGGAGGAGGGAAACACCCCTCCCCCCATCACTGCCAACAACGCTCATGATGACAAAGAGTTGTTTGATCATGATCATGACGACCCTAATCACCAG AAACCAGGTTGGAGAAAGTTTCTGTCACATGTAGGCCCTGGATTTCTTGTCTCTTTAGCTTATCTTGACCCCGGCAATt TGGAAACTGATCTTCAGGCTGGAGCAAGTCACAGATATGAG CTACTATGGGTGATACTCATTGGATTGATCTTTGCACTCATAATCCAATCGCTGGCTGCAAATCTTGGTGTAAGCACTG GCAAACACCTCTCAGAATTATGTAAGGCGGAGTACCCAAAATATGTGAAGTATTCCCTATGGTTGCTAGCTGAGATGGCTGTCATAGCCGCCGATATACCAGAAG TGATTGGGACGGCCTTTGCACTAAACATACTTTTCCACATCCCAGTATGGGTTGGAGTTCTATTCACTGGCCTAAGCACTCTCTTACTTCTTGGCCTGCAGAGATTCGGG GTTAGGAAGCTGGAGTTGCTGATAGCAGTGCTGGTGTTCATAATGGCAGGGTGTTTCTTTGGGGAAATGAGTTACGTGAAGCCCCCAGCAAATGCTGTGCTGAAGGGAATGTTTATACCAAAACTCAAAGGCCAAGGAGCCACCGGCGATGCCATCGCCCTCTTGGGTGCCCTTGTCATGCC CCACAATCTCTTCCTCCACTCGGCTCTTGTGCTATCCAGAAAAATACCCAGTTCTGTCCATGGCATCAAT GATGCATGTCGATATTTCTTGATAGAGAGCGGATTCGCCTTGCTTGTGGCATTTCTGATCAATGTTGCAGTTGTTTCTGTATCGGGCACAGTTTGCTCTGCTGATAACATCTCAGCTGAGACTGCAGATCGATGCAGTGATCTTACTCTTAACTCAGCCTCCTTTCTTCTCCAG AATGTGTTGGGTAAGTCAAGCTCAACCATTTATGCTATTGCATTACTAGCCTCAGGGCAAAGCTCTACCATCACAGGCACTTATGCAGGGCAATTCATCATGCAG ggtttcttggaTCTTAAGATGAAAAAGTGGACTAGGAACCTGGTGAGCAGGTGCATTGCTATTACGCCAAGTCTTGTAGTTTCAATTATTGGTGGATCTTCAGGAGCAGGCCGACTCATAATCATTGCATCG atgatacttTCATTTGAACTCCCATTTGCTCTAATCCCTCTCCTCAAATTCAGTAGCAGTGCCACCAAGATGGGTCCTCACATGAATTCAATATAT ATTATTTTGGTATCGTGGGCCCTTGGCATGGGAATCATCGGCATCAACATCTACTACCTGAGCACAGGCTTTGTGGGTTGGCTGATTCACAGCAGTTTACCCACGGTCGGAAAGGTGTTCATAGGGATGCTAGTGTTTCCCCTAATGGCCGCCTACATCCTCGCCGTCATCTACCTAACATTCCGGAAAGACACCGTCGTAACATTCGTTGAGCCCACAAAGAATGTCCCAGCAGCTCAAAACGTCATGGAAAGCGGTCGTCTAAGTAGTTCTAAAAGGCAACTCGATATGGGGCACGTCCCTTACAGAGAGGATTTGGCCGATATCCCATTCCCGGAGTAG
- the LOC132184176 gene encoding pentatricopeptide repeat-containing protein At1g77405: MMMSRPLNRDHTSLVNQVLAAIIQNRPFDARLAASATANPGNAQPWTVESVSEVLRSIPRFFFQSPRSVGRQSGFRHRSPLKQRSLKEESNKLRRNVLVLGPAAHKDPQKVQFGLDKAMEFYYWVEAHFGFSHNEKTCKEMACVLAKGNSLRALWDFLKEMSRREGGELVTTATVTCLIKVLGEEGFVNEALAAFYRMKKFHCKQDVCAFNTIIYALCRVGNFKKARSLLEQMELPGFRCPPDTYTYTILIGSYCKYSLQTGCRKAIRRRMWEANHLFRIMLFKGFVPDVVTYNSLINGCCKTNRIERALELFQDMNKRGCVPNQVTYGSFIRYYSAVNEIDKAVEMLRKMQEMNHGIPTSSSYTPIIHALCEAGRFREARDFLVELVDGGSVPREYTYKLVCEALNSGGEANLLDDELHKRIKDGIVKRYRQVMKVKPIMTRNGYFSAVEV, encoded by the coding sequence ATGATGATGTCAAGGCCTCTAAACCGCGATCACACTTCCCTTGTAAACCAAGTACTGGCTGCTATAATCCAAAACCGACCCTTTGATGCCCGGCTCGCTGCCTCAGCCACCGCCAACCCAGGCAACGCTCAACCATGGACAGTGGAATCGGTTTCCGAAGTGTTAAGGTCCATACCAAGGTTCTTCTTCCAATCCCCTCGCTCCGTTGGCCGCCAAAGCGGCTTCCGACACCGCTCACCTTTGAAACAACGAAGCCTCAAAGAAGAATCCAATAAGCTCCGACGAAATGTTCTTGTTCTTGGCCCTGCTGCTCATAAAGACCCCCAGAAGGTGCAGTTCGGATTGGACAAAGCAATGGAGTTCTACTACTGGGTTGAGGCCCATTTTGGGTTTTCCCACAATGAGAAGACTTGCAAAGAGATGGCCTGTGTGCTGGCCAAAGGGAATAGTTTGAGAGCTCTTTGGGATTTTTTGAAAGAGATGTCTAGGAGAGAGGGTGGTGAGCTCGTGACCACTGCGACCGTTACCTGTTTGATAAAAGTTCTAGGAGAGGAGGGGTTCGTCAATGAGGCATTGGCTGCATTTTATAGGATGAAGAAGTTTCATTGTAAACAGGATGTGTGCGCTTTTAATACGATAATTTATGCCCTTTGTAGAGTTGGGAATTTCAAGAAGGCGCGGTCTTTGCTGGAGCAGATGGAATTGCCGGGTTTTAGATGCCCACCAGATACGTATACGTACACAATCCTTATTGGTTCGTATTGTAAGTACAGCTTGCAAACTGGGTGTAGGAAGGCTATTAGGAGGAGGATGTGGGAGGCAAACCATTTGTTTCGGATAATGCTATTTAAGGGCTTTGTTCCTGATGTTGTGACTTACAATTCTTTGATTAATGGTTGTTGCAAAACCAACCGGATCGAGAGGGCTTTGGAGTTGTTCCAAGATATGAACAAAAGGGGTTGTGTGCCCAACCAGGTTACTTATGGTTCTTTTATTAGATACTATAGTGCAGTCAATGAGATTGATAAGGCTGTTGAGATGTTGAGGAAGATGCAAGAAATGAATCATGGAATACCCACTTCAAGTTCTTATACCCCAATTATACATGCTCTGTGTGAAGCAGGAAGGTTTCGGGAGGCCCGGGATTTTCTCGTTGAGCTGGTTGATGGAGGCTCAGTACCAAGAGAATATACTTACAAACTAGTCTGTGAAGCATTGAACTCTGGGGGAGAGGCTAACTTGCTTGATGATGAACTGCATAAGAGAATAAAGGATGGTATAGTGAAGAGATATAGGCAAGTAATGAAGGTAAAACCGATTATGACCCGAAATGGATATTTTAGCGCTGTTGAAGTTTGA
- the LOC132185831 gene encoding uncharacterized protein LOC132185831: protein MAVDDSFTKPGAVPFKWEIKPGVPKLQQHHQKQQQQQTSSNHRTELPTPPQKLRPPPSGSYFLPPLEPRTRSLRASPRTRSERWRFDQPTTLVGPDVVSPGCFLSSFLGRKSEKKRVRIRNMGPASEPDYTSDLETLSRWSVSSRKSLSPFQDSPSSSYQSSPRPMSDADWAAFGLF, encoded by the coding sequence ATGGCAGTGGATGACTCTTTCACGAAACCAGGAGCTGTACCATTCAAGTGGGAGATCAAACCTGGTGTTCCAAAGCTCCAACAACACCAccagaaacaacaacaacaacaaacctCTAGCAATCATCGTACTGAATTACCTACGCCGCCACAAAAGCTTCGGCCACCGCCATCCGGGTCTTACTTCTTGCCTCCGTTGGAGCCCCGGACCCGCTCTCTCCGAGCCTCTCCCAGGACCCGGTCCGAGCGCTGGCGGTTCGACCAACCCACCACCCTGGTTGGACCCGATGTCGTCTCACCCGGGTGCTTCTTGTCGTCCTTTCTGGGGAGAAAATCCGAAAAGAAGAGGGTCCGGATTCGGAATATGGGTCCCGCGTCCGAACCCGACTACACATCGGACCTGGAGACTCTGTCCCGGTGGTCAGTTTCAAGCCGTAAGTCGCTCTCGCCGTTCCAGGACTCGCCGTCGTCGTCGTACCAGTCGTCGCCCCGACCCATGAGCGATGCGGACTGGGCCGCATTCGGACTCTTTTGA
- the LOC132185830 gene encoding replication factor C subunit 2, producing the protein MAPLLQSSQPWVEKYRPKQVKDVAHQDEVVRVLTNTLETTNCPHMLFYGPPGTGKTTTALAIAHQLFGPELYKSRVLELNASDDRGINVVRTKIKDFAAVAVAVGSSHRQGGYPCPPYKIIILDEADSMTEDAQNALRRTMETYSKVTRFFFICNYISRIIEPLASRCAKFRFKPLSEDIMSSRILHISKEEGLNLDAEALSALSSISQGDLRRAITYLQSAARLFGSSISCKDLISVSGVIPQEVVEKLLIACKSGNFDLANKEVNNIVAEGYPVSQMLSQILEVIVEADDISDEQKARICKKLAEADKCLVDGADEYLQLLDVASNTMRALCNMPQEFPYEG; encoded by the exons atggcgCCATTGTTGCAGAGCTCTCAGCCATGGGTCGAAAAATA TCGGCCAAAGCAAGTGAAAGATGTGGCACACCAGGACGAGGTGGTCCGGGTCCTCACCAACACCCTCGAGACCACCAAT TGCCCGCACATGCTCTTCTACGGCCCGCCCGGCACCGGCAAGACCACCACCGCGCTTGCCATCGCCCACCAGCTCTTCGG GCCTGAGCTCTACAAGTCTAGGGTACTGGAGCTGAATGCAAGTGATGACCGTGGCATCAACGTTGTTCGGACAAAGATCAAAGATTTTGCTGCTGTGGCTGTGGCTGTAGGTTCTAGTCATCGTCAAGG GGGTTATCCATGTCCACCATACAAGATCATAATTCTAGATGAGGCAGATTCAATGACTGAAGATGCTCAG AATGCCCTGAGGCGTACTATGGAAACTTACTCCAAAGTTACAAGATTCTTTTTTATCTGTAATTACATCAGCAG GATCATAGAACCACTTGCTTCAAGGTGTGCAAAGTTCAGGTTCAAGCCACTTTCTGAAGATATCATGAGCAGTCGTATATTGCATATTAGCAAAGAAGAAGGCCTCAATCTAGATGCGGAG GCTCTTTCAGCTCTAAGTTCTATTTCACAGGGTGATCTTCGTCGGGCTATTACTTACTTACAG TCAGCTGCACGATTATTTGGATCATCCATTTCTTGCAAGGATCTGATTAGTGTGTCTGGG GTTATCCCACAAGAGGTCGTCGAGAAACTTCTTATAGCATGCAAAAGCGGTAACTTTGATTTGGCGAACAAGGAAGTCAATAATATAGTTGCGGAGGGATATCCAGTCTCTCAGATGCTTTCTCAG ATACTTGAGGTGATTGTTGAGGCAGATGACATATCAGATGAACAGAAGGCAAGAATTTGCAAGAAATTGGCCGAAGCAGATAag TGTCTTGTTGATGGTGCGGATGAATACCTGCAGCTGCTCGATGTAGCAAGCAATACAATGCGAGCTCTTTGTAACATGCCGCAAGAATTCCCATATGAGGGCTAG